TTAAAGTGTCAAGTCACCAAGTGAGTCTGCTTGCTGCAGCCATGCAACTTGCAAGTGACCCTCAAACATCTTCCATGGCTGTTTTATGACACTGAGGGCCAGGATGGATGTCTCACTCATTCCACAAAGCAGCCTTCTTTTGTTCTTACAGTCACtgtggagctggagcctatcccagaaaACAACCGTTCCCACTCACACCTACGGACAATTGAAATGAAGGGTGTCCCGGTACAACTTTTTTATTTCCGACATTGGAGCATAGAGTATCATCAGATATTAatccgatacaatatcagcacaaatcatagtagtttagttttgtttattatttcttcggtcagtggtcaacaaaataaacaaacaggtttacataaacaaacagttgtacattcataaatggaaaatgttgcaaaccgaaagggtttaggctgaagttgaacactgtAAAGAATGACCAGTCAATGATTGCAATAATACCTTACCTTAATCACTTGAAAATACACCCTGATAGGATTTAATGATAAAAAACGTtggagcaaataaatgacgtgcattcaagtaaaatacctgtatttaaaaatgttcctataTGACATCCAgagaataaaattgcatttgcgtCCAAATATTTGGGTCTTTttcaagttaatttaaattataaaagcaagtaccgtatttttcggagtataagttgcaccggccgaaaatgcattataaagaaggaaaaaaacacatataagtcgcactggagtataagtcgcattttttggggaaatgtatttgataaaacccaacaccaagaatagacatttgaaaggcaatttaaaataaataaagaatagtgaacaacaggctgaataagtgtacgttatatgacgcataaataaccaactgagaacgtgcccggtatgttaacgtaacatattatggtaagagtcattcaaataactataacatatagaacatgctatacgtttaccaaacaatctgtcactcctaatcgctaaatcccatgaaatcttatacgtctagtctcttacgtgaatgagctaaataatattatttgatattttacgataatgtgttaaataatttcacacataagtcgcacccccggccaaactatgcaaaaaactgcgacttatagtccgaaaaatacggtacgtatgTCTATTCGGGATGGAAATTTTACAACAACTCACGGTTGGATTCCGATTCTTAGAGCGACTCGATTGAGAATTGAGTCTTGTTTGAACCAAATTCTCgcaataaagtatttttttaaataaaaattacaacaGGTTTCAGGGTACAGAATCTTCTCTTAGCTGCTGATGTATAAGGGCAGTGAGTAAGCACCAATTTAAAAAtttctttctaaaaaaaaaaaaaaaaaaagatttaaaattaTGAATCTATTTCAAAACGAAATAGGAATCACGATTCTAGCTAGTGTGCTGTTGTgcacttagctgttgtgtagctgctaactcctagtagcctatagcctaccatgtttacctttttagacttagacaaactttatttatCTACAAGAGAAATGTGTATATGACTTGACTGAAATACaagaaaaacgttattatggtctcatAAACCATCATTCatagttttttaaaatacaaatgaaaGGTACACATTATTGTACGTCTAAtggcctcccgcccgattgtagctgagataggctccagcgccccccgcgaccccgaagggaataagcggtagaaaatggatggatggatggatggataatatgcataataatgtgtggCCAAGTCAGCGTTACTGCGCCATCTACAGTACGGAGGAGGAAAGATAAGTTACACAAAACAACcttattatatactgtaaaagctcacacacattatatatatgccTAATctacaaatgttgtttttttaaacgccGCCAATTTTCTCTGTGTGGTCCAAATTTAAATGAATATAAAGGAAGCAATGTCCTTTTGGTAAAGTCTGTAAATGTTAATCGGATAAAAAAAAGAAGTTGCCATAttcataaatacagtttattatttttataatacagTACAAAAACAGGAAGTCAATTCACACAAGCAAAATTTCtatttttgtttttctatttCAGCTCACAATCAAGACAACAAAGAAAAGTACATTTTTACAGATCCACATCCTCAATTTCAGTCCTTCAACCTGTGTGCTCAGTAAGTCTGCCACTTTCTGGAATGATAGAGCACAAAGGAACATCTTTTGGGAGCGGATGATGAAGGAGATTTGAGCAAAAAGCTCCTGCTAGATGACGCCAAGCTGTTTCTTCAGCCTGTGGAGCTGCTCCATGCTGATGTTGTTGCCGCcacacaccaccaccaccactggACCCAGATGCCACTCCAGCTTGCCCTCGTCCTGCAGCCTTTTGATGATGTCACTGTAAATGGCGGCGAGGGCAGCGCCGCAGGCGGGCTCCACCAGGACCTTCTCATCGTCTGTGCATGGAGGACACACCCAGACAGGTCACTCTcacttccattttttttttcacaaattaaTCTCACTTTTCAATTtggattgatcatgattaatcccaGGTTATTACACGCTTGAGTAATTCTCTTGAATTTGAAACAGCCCTTGTTTTTATAGTGCCGTGAAAGGATTATTTTCAaaattagattaatcacacttttgcatttggaTGAATCATAATAAAGCACAAGTTATTACTTGAATAATACAATGTATCTTTAAAAAAGACccttgtttttttctcaaattttatatttttaaaaatcacaataatcacacttttgaatttggattaatcatgattaatcacaggttttgcTTGTATTATTGAAATTGttttttagtgctgtcaaatgatacattttttaaatcagattaatcacacttttgaatttagattCATGAtgcttaatcacaggttattaccatACTCGtttgtataatataaataaacttaAAAAGACCCTATTGTGCTCTCAAATGAgtcatttttaaaatcagattaatcccactttttatttgaattaatcatgattatgcaCAGGTTATTACTCAATTGTATAATTTAAATTATCTTAAAAAAGGCGCTTgtttttagtgctgtcaaatatcTTTTTTAAATTAGATTAATCACCATTATGAAATTGGATTATTTATGTTTAATTATGGATTATTACTCGCTGGTAAAATTTAAGTTAACTTAAAAAATACCTTTGTcttttagtgctgtcaaatgattattttttatattatcggattaatcacaatttggaatttggaataatcatgattaatcacaggttattaccgtatttttcggactataaatcgcagtttttttcagaatttggccgggggtgcaatttatactcaggagcgacttatgtgtgaaattattaacacattaccgtaaaatatcaaataatattatttagctcattcacgtaagagactagacgtataagatttcatgggatttagcgattatgagtgaccgagtgtttggtaaacgtatagcatattctatatgttatagttatttgaatgactcttaccataatatgttacgttaacataccaggcacattctcagttggttatttatgcctcatataacgtacacttattcagcctgttgttcactattctttatttattttaaattgcctttcaaatgtctattcttggtgttgggttttatcaaataaatttccccaaaaaatgcgacttatatatgtttttttccttctttattatgcattttcggccggtgcgacttatactccgaaaaatacggtacttgctttTATAATTTAAATGAACTTGAAAAAGACCCAAATATTTGGacgcaaatgcaattttattctcTGGATGTCAtataggaacatttttaaatacaggtattttacttgaatgcacgtcatttatttgctccaACGTTTTTTATCATTAAATCCTATCAGGGTGTATTTTCAAGTGATTAAGGTAAGGTATTATTGCAATCATTGACTGGTCATTCTTTACAgcctaagttttttttttagtatatttCGGTTGTACTCGCCTAAGAAGCGCTCCACTGCCTTCACGGCCTCCTGGTCTGTGATGACTTCTGAGAAGACGTTGTGCTCCTTAGTCAGTTTAAGAGTCTGAGCAGAGACCCTGGTCAGGCCCAGAGTGGTGGCAATACTGAAGGGTGACAAACAAAGTTGGAACCAAAAACTCAATGGAGATGATTTGGTCCAAATACCTGGTGATAGCTGGTAAAGTGACAAGCTCCCCGGCCTTCATGGCTGCATTGAGGCTGTGAGCTCCGATGGTTTCCATGGCGACGATGGGCACGTCAGCCCACCCGGCACGCCGCAGCCCCTCCACAACCCCGTTCAGCAGTCCTCCGCCTCCCACCGACAGCACCACGGCCCCCGGCTTCTCGCTCATGTCTTGTTCCAGCTCCTTCACCAGAGACGTGTGGCCTtccctgcaaacacacacacacacacacacacacacacacacacacacacacacacacacacacacacacacacacacacacacacacacacacacacacacacacacacacacacacacacacacacacacaccttcacattCAGTGACGAGTAATAACGAGGAAGCCAGATGCACAAGAGGAGGCAAAGACTCACCAGATGAGAGGGTCGTCAAAAGGCGATATGAATACCCAGCCAGGGTTGTTAGCCACCAGCTGCTGTCCGTACTCGATGCTTTCATTAAGAGCCTGAAAAAGTGCAATTATTTACCTACTTCTctctagggatgtgaatcttacaacatttcacgattcgatttagaattgattcaacacgattttcggtatgtattatttggtgtaaataaaaactatgcgattaatcgcaaaaaaaaatcctggcatTAATAATTTTTATacccagattaatcacacaatttattttgaccgcacacGCTGCTTTACCTTAACcacagatggttacctgaaaggcggtgCGGCTAAAACTgctttgaacaaataaatgtggtgcattcaagtaacACACCAAAAAAACGTTCCTAATGACGTTCTGACAAAAAAATGTGAAGtactgaagtatatttatatagcgcttttctctagcgactcaaagcgcttttatatagtgaaacccatcatccaagttacatttaaaccagtgtgggtggcactgggagcaggtgggtaaagtgtcttgcccaaggacacaacagcagtgactgggatggcggaagcggggatcgaacctgcaaccctcaagttgctggcacagccgctgtaccaaccgagccacgccgccccaaaaaTCGGATGTGTGTCAAAATGttggactattttttttttaagttaattaaaATTATGAAAgagagtaatcacctgtgattaatcatgagtagagatgtccgataatggcttttttgccgatatccgatattttgatattgtccaactcttaattacccattccgatatcaaccgataccgatatatacagtcgtggaattaacacattattatgcctaattttgttgtgatgccccgctggatgcattaaacaatgtaacaaggttttccaaaataaatcaactcaagttatggaaaaaaaatgccaacatggcactgccatatttattattgaagtcacaaattatagctcggttggtagagcggctgtgccagcaacttgagggttgcaggttcgatccccgcttccgccatcctagtcactgccgttgtgtccttgggcaagacactttacccacctgctcccagtgccacccacactggtttaaatgtaacttagatattgggtttcactatgtaaaagcgctttgagtcactagagaaaagcgctatataaatataattcacttcacttcacttcacttcacaaagtgcattatttttttttaacatgcctcaaaagagcagctttgaatttgggacatactctccctgagagagcatgaaaaggttgagggggggggggtgtatattgtagtgtcccggaagagttagtgctgcaaggggttctgggtatttgttctgttgtgtttatgttgtgttacggtgcggatgttcttccgaaatgtgtttgtcattcttgtttggtgtgggttgacagtgtggcgcatatttgtaacagtgttaaagttgtttatacgggcaccctcagtgtgacctgtatggctgttgaccaagtatgcttgcattcacttctgtgtgtgaaaagccgtagatattatgtgattgggccggtacgcaaaggcagtgcctttaaagcacgcctccaatattgttgtctgggtggaaatcgggagaaatttgggagaatggttgccccgggagatttttgggaggggcactgaaattcgggagtgtcccgggaaaatcgggagggttggcaagcatgactgggagacgcaactgctctgtacttctccctacgtccgtgtaccactccgtacagcggcgttttaaaaagtcatacattttacttattgaaaccgataccgataatttcagatattacatttcaaagcatttatcggccgataatatcggcagtccgaaattatcggacatctctaatcaggaGTAATCCAAATtcgaaaatgtgattaatctgatttaaaaaattaaaattgacaGCACGACAgcactcctcttggctgctgacaaaTGACGTGTACacgagatggcctaaaaaacgtGTTCTTAAAAaaggattcttaaaaaaaaaaaaagttcatttaaAAAATCCGGTTTTGAATCGCGACtcactactaccgtatttttcggattataagtcgcagtttttttcatagtttggccaggggtgcgacttatactcaggagcgacttatgtgtgaaattattaacacattaccgtaaaatatcaaatattatttagctcattcatgtaagagactagacgtataagatttcatgggatttagcgattaggagtgacagattgtttggtaaacgtatagcatgttctatatgttatagttatttaaataatatgttacgttaacataccaggcacgttctcagttggttatttatgcctcatataacgtacacttattcagcctgtttttcactattctttatttattttaaattgcctttcaaatgtctattcttggtgttgggttttatcaaataaatttccccaaaaaatgcgacttatactccagtgcgacttttttatgttttttttccttcttcattatgcattttcggccggtgagacttatactccggagcgacttatactccgaaaaatacggtatacttcaATCATTCCTGATCAGCTGACCTTGCCATGAATGACCACGGTGGCGCCCTCGTCCCTCAGACGGTCCACTGTTGGGTTGGGGGTGACACTGGGGACCACGATGGTCGCAGGTACGCCCAGCTGGCGTGCCGAATAGGCTGCAGCCATTCCGGCGTTCCCTCCTAAGAtaaaaacatattgtttttctttAGTTTCAACACAGCAGCAGTGGGCTCTTATTTTGGAGTTGTGCTCACCTGAACAGCAGACGAACCTCTCGCACCCTCGCTCTGCCCACTAGAAATACACAGCAACATATCAAAGTCAATAATAACAATAGTGGACTTTCAGGCTGCTTACACAACACGGCGTGACTCACAGTTTTGCATAAGTGCCCAATGCCTCGTATCTTAAAGGAGCCTGTAGGCTGCGATGAATCCAGCTTGAGGTAGACAGAAGTTCCTGCCACTTTAGTCAATGCCAGGCTCTCCCTCACCGGAGTGGCCACATGAAGAGGCTGGTGGGTCTTCATATCACTGTGGACACGTCAGAAGATGCACTTTTTGCATGACATCAATTCAATAATCATTCCAATAATTCAATCTGGATCTTACCACAAGTGGCAGGATGCAGCTCcaaaataatgttatttttccTCTGACAGGCACATCATTTATACCTGCCTGTGCTGTGGGCTTGGCAAAGGAGGCCCACTTGTTTACCAATCAGCATTTGGCATTCTGCTATCAGGCCACGCCCCCAGGGGCCTCCATGAAGaagaattatgttttttttcccctccaaaacaaaaacaaaccatTGATAGTTTCCTGTGTTTTGTTAAGTTTTAATGTGGTTTTAGactaaaaattgaaaaaatatattttttccagacATGTTTAGTTTACCTTTAATCATTTAATAATGTGAGCTGCAAAACAGAAATATTTGGATTTATActatagtgcagtggttctcaaatgggggtactcgtacccctgggggtacttgaaggtatgccaaggtgtACGTCAGATTTGTTTTaattgtctgtcaaaaagaactgtgaaaagaaatgcaacaatgcaatattcagtgttgacagctagattttttgtggacatgttccataaatattgatgttaaagatttctttttttgtgaagaaatttttagaattaagttcatgaatccagatggatctctattacaatccccaaagagggcactttaagttgatgattacttctatgtgtagaaatctttatttataattgaatcacttgtttatttttcaacaagtttatagttatttttatatctttttttccaaatagttcaagaaagaccacaacaaatgagcaatattttgcactgttatacaatttaataaatcagaaactgatgacatagtgctgtattttacttctttaactctttttttcaaccaaaaatgctttgctctgattagggggtacttgaattaaaaaaatgttcacagggggtacttcactgaaaaaaggttgagaaccactgctatagtgtTTAGTTGGCGCCCCTGACAGTTTTACACACTGTGCCCTGCGTGATAGTCTAAAGCTCCTCTAAAGGAGCTGCACGCACGGCTGCCATTACCAAAAGAGTCTACACTATTTTAGCTCCCATTCTCCGCTACCAAAAGGAGTGCAGGAAGGCCCAAGTGCAGCGTCAAACCTGAAAGATCTAGTCGGCCAGCGGCTGTCTACTGCAGCCTCTGGATCACTGCGCTAACGTCTATTAAAAGACAGCCAGAAGGCACTAATAATGTATATGACATTTCCAAGCGGGTTCATTATGCACAGGCTCGTTCTGCTTTCTTCAGCAGTTTACATGTAAACATTGCTGGCTACTCTTTAAAAAGGGATGCAATGATGTAACACAATATGGAGATTCAATTGCTTTGTAATGCAACCGGGCGTTTCTAATATTAACCCCCTAATGCATGAATAAGTTATCTGAAAGAAAAACACCTCTCTTTTGTGACGCATATCAGTCATTTTTAAGAGCTATAAACATGCTCGGAACACGTTCAACTCTGTTTATGTGCACAATCAAACCCTGGTAATACTGAAGACCGACATGGGGCCACAAAAAGCCGACAGCAtttataataataacagtaatacatCCCAGAAAACTATACAACCACAATACATGCTCCTACAATAGTCATTGGCTGCTGTTAGTTTTGTTTTAGTGAGCTTTGTTGCAGCATTATTTTGACACGAGGACCATTACAATTAACAAACACCAACACTTAAAGGGGAATAgcttttatttgggaattttgcctatcattcacaatccttatgtgagacaagaacacataaagttaaagtaccagtgatagtcacacacacacacacacacacacacacacacacacacacacacacacacacacacacacacacacacacacacacacacacacacacacacacacacacacacacacacacacacacacacacacacacacactaggtgtgctgaaattaccctctgcatttgacccatccccttgttccaccccctgggagcagCATTGTTAATCATAAATAAACATtagaaaaagtcagctaacaatggagtcaatgagagTTGCCAATTGTTTGGATTTACATGACGTCACATCCAGCTCACGTCCGGCTCAttgaatatgcgtggtggtcaagccagcgtctgttctaAATGGGTACAAGACGCCattcgaagaaaaatgcccttaTGCtggcgttgttttcggctgtacgagcccgttcaaatcgcaaaaaggattAAGGCTTCTTCAGGGTTCTTCGAGAGATAATCAAGAAGAGGAGACGAGTGCAAGACTTTACAAAAGATGACGACAAAAGTGGCACGCACTCCAGTACAAGGGAGCAAGGTCGAAGCACA
This genomic interval from Entelurus aequoreus isolate RoL-2023_Sb linkage group LG06, RoL_Eaeq_v1.1, whole genome shotgun sequence contains the following:
- the LOC133652448 gene encoding L-serine dehydratase/L-threonine deaminase-like, encoding MKTHQPLHVATPVRESLALTKVAGTSVYLKLDSSQPTGSFKIRGIGHLCKTWAERGCERFVCCSGGNAGMAAAYSARQLGVPATIVVPSVTPNPTVDRLRDEGATVVIHGKALNESIEYGQQLVANNPGWVFISPFDDPLIWEGHTSLVKELEQDMSEKPGAVVLSVGGGGLLNGVVEGLRRAGWADVPIVAMETIGAHSLNAAMKAGELVTLPAITSIATTLGLTRVSAQTLKLTKEHNVFSEVITDQEAVKAVERFLDDEKVLVEPACGAALAAIYSDIIKRLQDEGKLEWHLGPVVVVVCGGNNISMEQLHRLKKQLGVI